One window of Opisthocomus hoazin isolate bOpiHoa1 chromosome 15, bOpiHoa1.hap1, whole genome shotgun sequence genomic DNA carries:
- the LOC104333678 gene encoding ankyrin repeat and fibronectin type-III domain-containing protein 1 isoform X4 codes for MTQQMRDLQLAQARKPPGPSSPNAAKRLYRNLSGKFRVNYTSFDESSLAGRGEKEKLRKSYLFQSNAALFEAVELQDLDRVQELLKQYSPEELDLNTPNSEGLLPLDIAIMTNNAPIARALLQAGAKESPHFMSLESRSLHLSTLVREAEQRVNELTAQVVNEAPNTDCSEKEKQLKAWEWRYRLYKRMKAGFEHARVPDAPTNVHLSVASSSSVQVTFWEPLSVNSAVVTKYKVEWSCSPTFSPPLGEAVIDKLKNLHFTIHGLVSGTAYYVQVSAYNMKGWGPPQASVPPFAIPSNWREYDGRAPRRRGQAEALDHLLGQVKTVHQHCVCHEPCKNQPQSRKHSVSKSLKHLFHAGSKFLKTLKRGLYLTAIFYKDDNILVTHEDQIPVVEIDDTYSCLLMQDFLWFTKVSCMWDEILWLRQCVTVSQSSCSCILQTRFKMLLAISQMQGLLGIQDLGQVFFEPVKDKQGNILIVTLKEVKTNQTFESVRWVPICKLQTTRKSVSSPEEPTALDTLLISVQDKLAYHQRSSHALSSGLYLGYLKLCSAVDQIRVLVPEQLPNILCHVKIRSNPNISREEWEWLQKMASVEEPIPVEPEADTPRNHLFQELQVAIKELMTLVNIPLQEAKDFRLYSQEVLDFGGQVSFLLLLPPSDDVCTAPGQNNPYTPRSGFLTLPLQIFELVHFFTYDREFITQYCQVSALLELESLLSQQSLREAFSDAELSTAKQRHQQVQDYIQQMEEIWREMRWIMDALQHARYKQPSCGVSLSGFLSEAGGAMKEKTQSTSSHLDYLPSPAPSPETSRKLNSDLHGLSDEEGSSEVFLATDSDYDSSRAQSPKELDLVYSSTGPECCSRRVARTLRDSAPDVLQTHELKTPPLPPPPPEEPRPPPELYDSDFVLPSRQIELLRITEKRQAYCVRTSSLDFPKPLCQAARKSCPGSVNSSPTESRTVGHCSQLRLGTGSTPSPEHGCGGQGSEPVFRTHSAEWTQSFQEQPDQPGSLADRGKKPGSVTLRVCPQYETGLSKETSVKLHITSQTSAGEVVKLVVLEMNDVSRGMLGGSAAFCYGEEQLEHFGLVFASEESERWLPDDFLPLSLQTTWPEGRFYIRIKETSPLVLQYGPATTV; via the exons tttcagagcaatgctgcccTCTTCGAGGCCGTGGAGCTGCAGGACCTAGACAGGGTCCAGGAGCTGCTGAAGCAGTACAGTCCTGAGGAGCTGGACCTCAACACCCCTAACAGTGAGGGACTGCTGCCCCTGGACATCGCCATCATGACCAACAACGCCCCCATCGCTAgggccctgctgcaggcaggagccaaGGAGAGCCCACACT TCATGAGCCTGGAGAGCCGCTCACTGCACCTCTCCACGCTGGTGCGGGAAGCGGAGCAGCGTGTCAACGAGCTGACGGCGCAGGTGGTGAACGAGGCGCCCAACACCGACTGCTCTGAGAAAGAGAAGCAGCTCAAGGCCTGGGAGTGGCGATACCGGCTTTACAAGCGCATGAAGGCAGGGTTTGAGCATGCCC GAGTGCCAGACGCCCCCACCAACGTCCACCTCTCCGTGGCCAGCAGCTCCTCGGTGCAGGTGACCTTTTGGGAGCCTCTAAGCGTCAATTCGGCTGTCGTCACCAAGTACAAAG TGGAGTGGAGCTGCTCCCCAACCTTCTCGCCACCTCTGGGAGAGGCTGTGATCGACAAGCTGAAGAACCTGCACTTCACCATCCACGGGCTGGTGTCG GGCACAGCTTACTACGTCCAGGTGTCTGCCTACAACATGAAGGGCTGGGGTCCCCCGCAAGCCTCCGTGCCCCCTTTCGCCATCCCTTCCA ACTGGCGGGAGTACGACGGCCGGGCTCCACGGCGAAGAGGGCAAGCTGAAGCTCTGGACCATCTGCTGGGCCAGGTGAAGACCGTCCACCAGCACTGTGTTTGCCATG agCCCTGCAAGAACCAGCCCCAGAGCAGGAAGCACTCGGTCTCCAAGAGCCTCAAGCACCTCTTCCATGCTGGCAGCAAGTTTCTCAAGACCCTGAAGCG GGGCCTCTACCTGACAGCCATCTTCTACAAGGATGACAACATCCTGGTGACCCATGAAGACCAGATCCCCGTGGTGGAGATTGATGACACCTACTCCTGCCTGCTCATGCAAGATTTTCTCTGGTTCACCAAG GTGTCATGCATGTGGGACGAGATCCTGTGGCTGCGGCAGTGTGTCACCGTATCCCAGTCGTCCTGTTCCTGCATCCTGCAGACACGCTTCAAGATGCTGCTGGCCATCTCGCAAATGCAG GGGTTGCTTGGCATCCAGGACCTGGGGCAGGTCTTCTTTGAGCCCGTCAAAGACAAACAGGGCAACATCCTCATCGTCACCCTGAAGGAGGTGAAGACCAACCAGACCTTTGAGAGCGTCCGCTGGGTTCCCATCTGCAAGCTGCAGACCACCCGCAAGTCTGTGTCCTCCCCAGAGGAGCCCACCGCTCTGGACACACTGCTGATCTCCGTCCAG GACAAGCTGGCTTACCACCAGCGGAGCAGCCATGCCCTCTCCTCGGGCCTCTACCTGGGCTACTTGAAGCTCTGCAGCGCCGTGGATCAGATCCGAGTGCTGGTGCCGGAGCAGCTCCCCAACATCCTGTGCCACGTCAAGATTCGCTCCAACCCCAACATCTCCAG GGAGGAGTGGGAATGGCTGCAGAAGATGGCCAGTGTGGAGGAGCCCATTCCTGTGGAGCCAGAGGCTGACACCCCCCGGAACCACTTGTTTCAGGAGCTCCAAGTGGCCATCAAGGAGCTGATGACTCTGGTCAACATCCCGTTGCAAGAG GCCAAAGATTTCCGTCTGTACAGTCAAGAGGTGCTGGACTTTGGAGGCCAGgtctccttcctgctgctgctgcctccatcaGATGATGTCTGCACTGCTCCGGGCCAGAACAACCCCTACACCCCTCGCTCTGGCTTCCTCACGCTGCCACTGCAGATCTTTGAGCTTG TCCACTTCTTCACATATGACCGGGAATTCATCACCCAGTACTGCCAGGTGTCcgccctcctggagctggagtcGCTCCTCTCTCAGCAGAGCCTCAGGGAGGCCTTCTCTGATGCTGAGCTCTCCACCGCCAAGCAGAGGCACCAGCAGGTCCAGGACTACATCCAG CAAATGGAGGAGATCTGGCGTGAGATGCGCTGGATCATGGATGCCCTGCAACACGCCCGGTACAAGCAGCCCTCCTGCGGCGTGTCTCTCAGCGGCTTCCTCAGCGAGGCTGGCGGTGCAATGAAGGAGAAAACCCAATCCACCTCATCCCACCTCGACTACCTTCCGTCCCCAGCGCCCTCGCCAGAGACCAGCCGTAAGCTTAACTCCG ACTTGCATGGGCTGTCGGATGAAGAGGGCTCCTCAGAGGTGTTCCTGGCCACCGACAGCGACTACGACTCCAGCAGGGCCCAGAGCCCAAAGGAGCTTGACCTGGTGTACTCCTCCACGGGGCCCGAGTGCTGCAGCCGGAGAGTCGCCCGCACCCTGCGGGACAGTGCCCCGGATGTCCTGCAGACCCACGAGCTCAAGACCCCACCACTGCCGCCACCACCACCGGAGGAGCCCCGGCCACCCCCCGAGCTCTACGACAGCGACTTCGTCCTGCCCAGCCGACAGATTGAGCTGCTGCGCATCACGGAGAAGCGGCAGGCATACTGTGTTCGAACCAGCAGCCTGGACTTCCCCAAACCGCTCTGCCAGGCGGCCAGAAAGTCCTGCCCCGGCTCCGTCAACAGCTCCCCGACGGAGAGCAGGACCGTGGGCCACTGCAGCCAGCTCAGGCTGGGGACTGGCTCAACGCCCAGCCCCGAGCACGGCTGTGGTGGGCAGGGATCTGAGCCCGTCTTCCGAACACACTCAGCCGAGTGGACTCAGAGCTTCCAGGAGCAGCCGGACCAGCCTGGGAGCTTGGCCGACCGAGGGAAGAAGCCGGGCTCTGTCACCTTGCGGGTCTGCCCTCAGTACGAAACCGGACTCTCCAAAGAGACCAGTGTCAAG CTGCATATCACCAGCCAGACGTCTGCCGGGGAGGTGGTGAAGCTGGTGGTGCTGGAGATGAACGATGTCTCCCGTGGCATGCTGGGCGGCTCGGCTGCCTTCTGCTATGgtgaggagcagctggagcactTCGGACTGGTGTTTGCCTCCGAAGAGAGCGAGCGGTGGCTTCCCGATGACTTCTTGCCTCTGTCCCTCCAAACTACCTGGCCCGAGGGCCGGTTCTACATCCGGATCAAGGAGACATCCCCTCTGGTGCTCCAGTACGGGCCAGCCACCACCGTATGA